The DNA sequence TTGGCGCAAAATAAAGGAACTGCCGTTATGTCCCCATCCCATGCCTACTTCCTCATTCAAATCAGGGAGCGTGCTTTTTGCCTTTGCCTTTGTCATCAGTCTGGACGTATTGACGGAACCTGCAGCCAGAAACAGGTATTCCGATTCATAGGTCACTCTGTTCAGTACCCTTCCCACCTCATCAATTTCGTGCACATAGACCGTATAATTTCCGTCACAGTTTTTAGCGATATCTTTCACCACGGACTGGGTCTTGATTTCCAGCCTGCCCGAATCCAGTGCCCATTTGAGGTAATTGAACTCCGCGCTGTGACGTGCCCCGCTGCTGCAGCCGAACATGGATTCTCCCTTTATGGAAGATGCTATGCGTGTTCCGTCGATTTCTTCCCGTATCTTATTCCAGTCGTACGTGATATCCACTTTCTCCACTTCCAGACCCGCATTTTGATTTTCGGTTTTAAACCGCTCATAATGGTGAAAATTCGGATGCTGCGCGATATCCTCCGGCATGGGTGTTGCCTGGAATTTCTCCTTCACCAGCGGATACCATTTACTGTTCATTTCCGCATACGAAATCTCCGGCGGAAACACCTGATTGTACATTTCCTCTTTGGGCTGAGAAAAAATGCCGCCGTACACCGCCGTTCCGCCGCCTAACAATGCAGGTGCGATGACCGTCATATTGTTTCCTTCAAACCGTTCCATGACACCAATGTATTTATCGACCCTGTAAACAGGAGGCAAAAATGGGTTGGCACAGATCGTTCCTAAAAATGTCGAGCGTTTATCCGCCCTGGTCGTCACAATCTGATCCATCGCCACTCCTGCAGGTGGCGCAAAGATGGAACGGGTGCCGTCACCGGTATCCCAGAATTTTCCCCGCTCCAATAACAACACTTCATGGCCGGCTTCCGTCAGGCGATGTGCGGCAATGGAACCGGCAAATCCGCTGCCGATAACGATTGCCTTCTTTTTGACAGATGATGAAGCCGTATCGCAATGATAGGGATTGTAAGTCACTTTTCCGCAACTTTCCATAGCCATTGCCGCCGCCGATAAGGAACTTAATGCCACAAACCGGCGTCTGCTGATTTTACCTGAATTGATTTCCTGAGTATCTTTCATTCTGTTTCTTAAAAATCGTTGTTTAAAATGTGTTCCATATTTCGCTCCGCCAAAGCGCAGATCGTCCATGCCGGATTGCAACCCGCCGCACCCGGCAGCAACGCTCCGTCTATGACGTATAGTTTGGCATTATTTTTTATCCTGCCGTAATCATCCGTTGCTTTTGCCAGCACGGCACCGCCGAGCGGATGGTAGGTAGAGGTATCCAAAGGGATGGCGCCCAGTAATCCGTTCAATGCGCCCCCATTCTGCGAGATGATTCTGTCCAGTATTGCCTTGGCAGCGGCATTCATCACCTGCTGATTGCTCAGGCTGCGCTGTGGATAAATCAGGTCAGCCGTATCGGTAGCGGCATTGTACTTAAAAATACCCCTGGAGTTATGCAATCCCATAAAATTGTACCCGATGGCCCGCAAATCAATACTCGAAAAGTTGAACGGGAAATTCTCAATATAAAAAGGCATGTCAGGATTTGATACATCCTGCGCGGCATATACAGGCGGGAAACTTTGCTGTGCTCCGGTCGCCACATTGATACCGCCTCTCAGGAATAAGGAAGAGCCGTTATTGCCCCAACCCTGCCCGACAAACCCGTTCAGGTAGGGAATCGTATTTTTTGCTTTCGCTTTGGTCAACAGAACGGAAGTGCCGATGGAACCGGCTGCCAAAAAAACATACGCACAGCTATAGATGACGGAAGCCGTCACACTGCCAGATTCGTCTATTTCATCGGCATAAATCAGGTATCTGTTATCACAGTTCAGGACAATTTCCCTTACGATGGTCTGTGTTTTTATCTCGAGCCTACCCGTTTCTTTTGCACGTTTCAGATACGTATCATTCGTGGTGATTTTCACTCCGCTGTTCGTGCCAAACACACATTCTCCGGCGACAGCAGACTTTACCTTCGTGCCGTTGATTTCTTCCTGCAAAACGGACCAGTCGAAATTGTTCTGCAGTTTCA is a window from the Sphingobacteriales bacterium genome containing:
- a CDS encoding GMC family oxidoreductase, whose protein sequence is MDDLRFGGAKYGTHFKQRFLRNRMKDTQEINSGKISRRRFVALSSLSAAAMAMESCGKVTYNPYHCDTASSSVKKKAIVIGSGFAGSIAAHRLTEAGHEVLLLERGKFWDTGDGTRSIFAPPAGVAMDQIVTTRADKRSTFLGTICANPFLPPVYRVDKYIGVMERFEGNNMTVIAPALLGGGTAVYGGIFSQPKEEMYNQVFPPEISYAEMNSKWYPLVKEKFQATPMPEDIAQHPNFHHYERFKTENQNAGLEVEKVDITYDWNKIREEIDGTRIASSIKGESMFGCSSGARHSAEFNYLKWALDSGRLEIKTQSVVKDIAKNCDGNYTVYVHEIDEVGRVLNRVTYESEYLFLAAGSVNTSRLMTKAKAKSTLPDLNEEVGMGWGHNGSSFILRQSLSYPSGKDQAFPPNYSTPDFNNPIAPIYIEHLAFPLGFECDCLSYFAIGLVKNFGTFHYDSAKDDVYLDYPPAGQSYQKTVNQAFVETIKKINRINGGSNSTIIGQVPKSDSSAHPCGGMVIGKATDFYGRVKNNDKLYVIDSALLPGCCAGSNPAMTVSALAERNMEHILNNDF
- a CDS encoding GMC family oxidoreductase N-terminal domain-containing protein; the protein is MFLPKANQKHLERRDFLKLSGMAAAGLAVARCTPNIPVLNNQRCLTGSFLSRKIIIIGSGFGGSIAARRLTESGQEVTLLERGREWTTDGTTKVFSDAFGTDNRAAWLSLENPLPFGLPISYARKYIGVLEKFKGQNMSVNAAACLGGGSVTFGGIWAKPSAAVFNRIFSGSVSYTELDTSYFPMVLQDMNCTEIPDTLAQHPLFRYKDIFKQHNEAAGLQTVKLQNNFDWSVLQEEINGTKVKSAVAGECVFGTNSGVKITTNDTYLKRAKETGRLEIKTQTIVREIVLNCDNRYLIYADEIDESGSVTASVIYSCAYVFLAAGSIGTSVLLTKAKAKNTIPYLNGFVGQGWGNNGSSLFLRGGINVATGAQQSFPPVYAAQDVSNPDMPFYIENFPFNFSSIDLRAIGYNFMGLHNSRGIFKYNAATDTADLIYPQRSLSNQQVMNAAAKAILDRIISQNGGALNGLLGAIPLDTSTYHPLGGAVLAKATDDYGRIKNNAKLYVIDGALLPGAAGCNPAWTICALAERNMEHILNNDF